From the Lathyrus oleraceus cultivar Zhongwan6 chromosome 3, CAAS_Psat_ZW6_1.0, whole genome shotgun sequence genome, the window TAACCAGCAAAAATTTGCCACCTGAGTACAAGCATCTCATACTCCTTACCTTTTAGCTTGAATATCTTTGCTAAAATCAACTAAGAACTCACAAAGAACACATAAGCAACAATTTGAGAAAATGAACTATTGAATATAACAATAGTATCTGACATCAACCATGCCTTCCAAAGACATCAAACACATGAGAAATAAAACAAACTCAGAATCTAAAAAAACAGAGAATCAATCAACCAAAATACATAGCCATTTGAACATCCTTCTGCTTAAAACCACACTTCTCATAGAATACCGTATTCTTAACCGTGCAATCAAGAATAACCTTGTAGCACCCAACAGAACGAGCATGATCAGTGAGAAATTCAACCACTTTCTTCCCCAATTGCTTCCCACGAGCACTGGaatcaacaacaacatcttcaATATGTCCAACTTTACCACAATTTCTTATAAATTTCTTCTCAACAAACACACACCCCGTTGCGATAATCTTTCCGGCAACCTCATCTTCAATAACGCCGATAACATGATCATCTCCAAGTGAATCAACCTCCCGAAATCGATCCTCAAAATCCTTCTCAGAAACTGAATCGCAAACTGTAAGCTGTTGCAGTAACTCTATGAATCCTTTTCTCTTATCTGTAATCTCTAATCTTCGGATTCTAAAGTTTTGTTCCTCGCTGTTTTGCATTTCTAAACAATCTGCGAATATTGAAATTCAAAGTTCAAAAAAAAAACGAAAGTTTTACAGTTCATAGTATGAATCTCAGATCTGAACGGAAACAGAAAGTAAAAACTGAAATAATTTTACAATCAAACAGAGAGAGAAATTCGGAAATTTTACGCTTACTTACTTGGGTTTCACGATGAAGGAATTTCCGATGGATAACGACGCCGTTTGACGAAAGGTAATTTTGCGTTCCTTATATATTCACAAATTTTCGGCTATTTATTAAAATCTGAGCCATTGATATTTATTATGATGACGTGGCGAATTATGGACCGTGAGTTAGGTTGAACTTCGATTTTGAGGGTGTAAGAAAAAAAAACGAATCAGAGAAGATCATAGCGAGAGAGATGCAAAGGACGCTGTTTCGACGGCTCGCTCCATCGTTGGCAGCACGATATCAACGCAACGAGAATCTTCTAACCTCTTTCTCTTctttatctttttcttcttcttcttcggCTTCTTCGGTTCTTCACCATGCCACgtcttcgtcttcttcttctgCTGACGTGGAACCTGTTCACATAACCGAAAACTGCGTTCGAGTATGTTCTTTGTTCTCTCAATTGCTTACTTTTCAATTATTCCTTTTATGATTTTCTATATTACTGATTTTGTGATCTAATTGCACGTTTAGGAAATTTACATTAGGTTTTTTTATTGATGGACCTTATTTATCGGTTATACCGGTTATTATTTATATTCATGTAATATATGACTCAGGAACTATGTGTATCATTCATTACATGTAATTGATTCTAActttttgaattttgaatttgTAACAGAGAATTAAGGAACTGGATTCTAATGAACCATCATCTGCTGGAAAAATGCTTCGTTTGAGTGTAGAAACTGGCGGATGTTCGGGATTCCAGTATGCTTTTAATCTGGAAGACAGAGTCAACTCGGACGATAGGTATTACGTCTTGGATAGTCGAATTTCAATGTTGATATGCTTGTCATATGTTGATAAATTATAATGTAGTTTTACTTTAATGTATTGGCAGAGTTTTCGAGAAGGAAGGAATTAAATTGGTTGTTGACAATATTTCATACGACTTTGTTAAAGGCGCGACTGTTGATTATGTCGAGGAGCTAATCCGTTCGGCTTTCGTAGTAAGTCATGCACATTTGTGACTTGTGAACCATGTGTAGACTGGTGTTTATTGAAAATTAGTAATTTAACTATCTTCACATTCTTTCCATTCCAATCACATTAACTATGATACAACATGGAAATAATCAGGGAAGAAATTGTTTTGATTGTATTCTCCTAGGACGTTTTTCGGTGAACTATAGTAGCTATCCACATTCACATCCTGTTATCAAGTTAAATCTTGAAACATTTGAGATCTTCTTATAGAGCTAGAGAtgagaatttgggtgttgatGACGTGTATGGTCACCCACACGCTGTTCACAAAATATGGAGGGCATCTGTTAGGAAAAATAGGAAGAAAGGAGAGAATGATGAGCCAGCAGTAGTGGGGTGTAATGTGTGACCCAATTCTATTTTATTGGGTTGGGTAGTGGAGAGAGAAGGCATTGTGGAGAATCTAAGGAATTAGTTGCTGAGTATTAAGGAATTCTGAGTCAGTGAGCATAGCTCTCAGGAGTAGCAGGGAGCTTGTTTCTTCTACTCATTTCTTTTCTATCATTCGTCAGCCTTAGCCTGACCGCCTATGAAACACGGACACCCCAAATACGACCCCGACACTGACAAGACGACACaaataataatttgaaaaaatgaataaatCAAATGTAATCACAAGTGTCCGTGCAGATGTCTGACAAGGACATGGACACGCCTTTTTTCAGAGGTGTCGGTGCCACGTAGCTGACCGCCTAACGCAAAATCATAGAGTCTCTGATCAAGAAATTAAAGCCCCTGCCCCTATAATAGAAAGTTGAACAGAACAAGGTCGAATAGGTATGTGTAAATTGAACATGGTTCAAGCCCACGGGGCTCTTCTAAGAGTGGGTATGTTAGGTTGTAAAATTGTCCATGAGCATACATTTAACAATTTTATCTTTTATGAAAGATGAAAAATATAAAACGTCCCAACCATATTCAGGTTCAGATTTGAATCGAAAGTTGTATATTTTCAGGATGAGCCTGTTCTATATAGAGGTGACTTCTTTCGTCATCATCCAAGCAATGTATTTAGATTTTATATGTATTTGGAGTCTATATAGCTTACACATAAACGCTTAATTAGTCTGTTCATCCAAAATGGGCCTTAGTCTTGCACCTTATCTATTTTGGTTGCATATTATGCCGTGAACTATTTTGTGAACAACAGACGCAAGTTTCATTTCATGTTATGTGGATGATGCAGTTTCTCTCCTGACGAAGCTTTTGCTTTAGACTCCTCTCTCCCAAAACCATTCATAGGCACACCTCCATCCAGTTCAAACAAAAATAAAGCTACCGTTGAGATATGCCTTGGAAAATTTAACATTAGAATAAAATTGTTCATGCAAAATAGTGGTCGAGAGGAGCAACTGTAGCACTGCAACCTAAACCAAGCACACATGTCAGTTGTGTAATTTGTTAAACCAGTGTAGTCAATAGCGGCCAATAGCAGCGCTGTCCTGCTATAGCAGAGCGGAGCGGAGGCCGGACACTAGAAAGAGCCTTAGCGGTGCAGAACACTATAACGGCCGCTATAGGGTAAATAGCAGGTAGCGGGGGCGTAGCGGTTTCTGGTCCGGAGCTGTTTCTGTCCCGCTATCCTTTTCCCCTCTGAAAAACCGAAATTACCCCTTAAATTTAAACTGTTTTAAGGGTAATTTGGAGTTTCAATCAAATTTTAGTTGAGACTCAACCCTAACCTTCCTTCACCGACATTTTTGCACTTCAGTCCTTCCAAAGAAAAATCACAAGTTCCTCCCTTACATCTCTCTGCACTTCGTTCTTCCCTTTGGACCTCATATGTTTATAATTATTATTCATGTGATTTGTCCAAAAAGTGATCAAATAGCGGTCATATCCCGCTATCCTACTTTTGGGGTCTTAAACAACTTTAAAGCATGATGTGCTCCTTAAATACGTGAAGCACCAAAGATACTTCCAATCTTAAGGTGCATCATTCCGTGAACTTTGATTAAAGAATGTTAATAATATACTATTTGACAAAAAAATTTGTTGACACTTTCTCCATTGTTGGGTGATGCCACATGTTACTCAAACTAAATAACCTTAGCCCGATCTCTATATGTGAGATTGGTGAGAGATTTCACCTAATACTAAAGAATATCGAAAAGAGTGGGTAATTAGTGTCTCTCCCTTTGCTTTTGTCGTTAACTATCCTTTGCAATCACAGTTTGCCATAGTGGTCCAGTTATTTAGGTAATTATTTTGCGCAAAAAAAAAACTGCTCTTGCCAAATTTCACAGTGATGTTGTCTTACATGTTTGATGGCATCACTTTCATAATAGAAGAAGACACATTTACACATCCTTAGAGTTGATGTAATTGTGCCTACATCTGCTCATTATAACATTGAATGTCATTCTTAAGACATTTAAACAAAGACAAATTTACAATGTTTTACTGGTTTCATTTTCAGGTGACTGAGAACCCCAGTGCAGTTGGCGGTTGTAGCTGTAAAAGTTCCTTCATGGTGAAACAGTAGTTAGCTATCTTGGTACTCCCCTCCTCAACTTCCTCCACTGCTCAGATATATACTCAATGAACAAATATTATGAACATGATTTTTCTAACTCAAGAAACAATTGATTAAATTATTGTTTGTATAATGATATCAATGTAACATACAGTTGGTGTATTGGTAATAAGTTAGCAGGCATTTCAGTCTAGCCTGTTCTAATGTCTTTTGGTGTATATTAAATGAAGCCTGCAAATGTATTTACAGTTTGCAGCAACAAGTTGCTTGTTTGATGCCATTTAATGACAATGACTTGGTGGTAAACCTTGCTAGAGCTGGTGATGCGGGCTGTTGGTCCGCCCTGTTATAACCAGTGCCACATAAATCTGCATACTCCCTCCATTCTCCGGTCTTATtaaaatttaatatatatatatatatatatatatatatatatatatatatatatatatatataatatatatatatatatatatatatatatatatatatatatatagttgtACTTTATATACTctgtctatatatatatatatatatatatagttgtACTTTATATACTCTGtctatatatatattatttgGATGGCAAAACCAAttctttttaaatattttataaataaattaaCTATTTGTAGTATTTATATACTCTGTAGCTGTactttttgatttttttttttaaaaaatctttttttaaaaaaaaaaaccgaaaataactaattatttaaaaaaattatcaaaataatCAAGTTTGGTAGATGATACGCCAGATGAGTTGGCGCATCCCCAATGCTTAAAGAGGAGGTGTCAATAGTATTCGCGCATGCATCAGACacctcatgaggaggcgtcaatgctagtGGCGTCTACATTGGGCATCATGAGGAGACGCTAATGCTGGCGGCGCCTAGGTTCATTTGGTTGGTGTATGCGCtaattcatctggcgcatacaccccctcattttttttaaaaaaaattttaaattttttttagttttttaattttttaatttttaatatttaatttttattatttaataaataagaaatagtaatgaaaaaaaattcattgaatatgtaataattggttatattggactgacaataaactaatgaccggcccgattataacgtctcccggttccacatcccggtgcgttatTTTGTCTTAtgaggtctcccacgattttcttgaggtgtttgtggtctttgggtACTGACTTGATCGAGCGATGGCTGGTTGGAAGGTTCGGCAGAAGTTTCAGCGGTATTTGACAaatgtgtcatcatttgctcccaatatccgaAGGGGCTATGGCCAACagcgcttccgtaatggagttcggtgtCCATATCATCGTAGTTAGGACGTTGGAGTTGGGTGAATTGGGGACGATATAGTTGTCCAAATTGGGCCGTTTAGTCGTTTTGGAAACGAAACAATGGTTcttggggcgtactatagttaaacaatggttgaatgttcattggtggggggctacgatgaagtgactCATATGAATTATCCGGGTTGTAGACGGTTATGGATCCGaggtttgattcttggttttgagtttgggtgggtggtatgaacggggtgcgacgttggatggttggttgttgggtgattggcatgaacgggttgcgatgttgggtgtttggttgttgtgtgtatgtggttgattgatgttgtgtggttgattgttgggtttgggtgggttcatattggtgttgggtggtgaattgttgtggggcatacgatgacgaagcaagttagcgtggatccatcaaataccgcgaCTCATATACAAATTGCTGAGTTattaccgacctaaaccatgccatatattgttgagtggatcttgcaccatggatgactggttcgttcaagatgtgttgtcgtcgattcctccattgacgacacatgtcttttaCAAAGTCTCTCAAGTCAGAATAATCTCACtgtgcatcaacccttttttgatgccaattccccaaacacgtgggagattttggaatctgttgtagcattccgaactgtagtttgacccggtcactctggtgcattttcaccgtagtgaatcggataatcggtgtcttcgctgtccaaactgcagcgtcgtcatggttcacatcatgattcagacccagatatggcctctaaacaaactgtaaaacaatacgaaacggttagatggaaaataatttgagatgtatttttaaattaaaatatagttgggtaggattattacatcgtcatgtccaatgtggtctaatagatttcgatagactacaataacgtgtttcggacacctgttgtagttcattccccttactgaccacctaagataaaaagaagtgaaaaatattatttactgttaattataataataaaataattaactaaatggtgaatgataaagtgttagacttacttggttgtaaacgggaacacgaatgggcgctcatttatcggggcgagcgacgacattcttgaccacccccaagcttgaagcaaatacgcacatgaaaaaaagtacaggtattcttttttgcagttctacacattgcactatatagatgggctAACACAGCTGAACCACAAgtataagtgtttaccttattaatgttaCGTAATAAAGAtaaatacattatattcacaaaattacctgtactttctggaaacaaaaagttatcaaataaaatcataatataacaccgagcttttattattttctcatactctGTTGAATCTtcggacaatactatactggcataatattgttttaggtattttaaatttataccttgcccccttgcttgaccggatgtgTTTCCCTCAGTTTCatcgtctaacaaaggggcacctaataattcattgcatatattgttgtcttggttaacttgACCATCACTGTCTTTCCGTCTATGCGATTCATTGCAGATATGTACATGTCCTCAAGTGTGACgatacactcaccaatcggaaggtgaaatgtgtgggtctcgggtctccacctctccaacaaagccagaatgaacttgtagtccatcgagtacgaaacaatgtttagtagatttccaaatccacatcctctaatatatgg encodes:
- the LOC127125650 gene encoding iron-sulfur assembly protein IscA-like 2, mitochondrial codes for the protein MQRTLFRRLAPSLAARYQRNENLLTSFSSLSFSSSSSASSVLHHATSSSSSSADVEPVHITENCVRRIKELDSNEPSSAGKMLRLSVETGGCSGFQYAFNLEDRVNSDDRVFEKEGIKLVVDNISYDFVKGATVDYVEELIRSAFVVTENPSAVGGCSCKSSFMVKQ
- the LOC127125651 gene encoding glucosamine 6-phosphate N-acetyltransferase, with translation MQNSEEQNFRIRRLEITDKRKGFIELLQQLTVCDSVSEKDFEDRFREVDSLGDDHVIGVIEDEVAGKIIATGCVFVEKKFIRNCGKVGHIEDVVVDSSARGKQLGKKVVEFLTDHARSVGCYKVILDCTVKNTVFYEKCGFKQKDVQMAMYFG